Genomic DNA from Geitlerinema sp. PCC 9228:
AAGCTGAAAACCAAATGCACTCGAGCAGTTAACACTCTCACGAATTCTATTCGTGAGATTCTCGCTTCATTGGGTGTGCCTAGATGAATTCGCTATGAGCTAGTCCATCCCCGGCGAACAGGGACCCTCGACGAGCATTTTTCCGTCCTGTGGTGGACGTACTTGCGACACCTCGATTCCAAACCACTTGTGCTGCTGCCACGTCTCGATGGGTTCCCCATGCCGCAGTGGGAGCAAAAATGAGTCCTTTGGG
This window encodes:
- a CDS encoding transposase encodes the protein MLRRSSAQVHFSWVCFKRGQYLAKGEAKQTSQICPHCGVHTGRKPLSQRTHFCSHCGMGNPSRRGSSTSGLESRCRKYVHHRTEKCSSRVPVRRGWTSS